A single region of the Theileria annulata chromosome 4, complete sequence, *** SEQUENCING IN PROGRESS *** genome encodes:
- a CDS encoding uncharacterized protein (Tap349h10.p1c.C.cand.105 - score = 89.12;~Apicoplast targetting peptide predicted by the PlasmoAP tool;~Signal peptide predicted for TA07870 by SignalP 2.0 HMM (Signal peptide probability 0.997, signal anchor probability 0.000) with cleavage site probability 0.979 between residues 16 and 17), which translates to MKIVFAFFLLINFVRCHYLPDFSFFRIKNYPKITQNGNRFVVNFEILLGKEFKLRDLRAKARSSFVLSLLYPLNLELSHHGELRYAGDVDKAKNASTTHDSYPVMLDNYGTDQYTFRGYSAMDIVFNVDSKFSKAMGINDSTTLKTEISSVTSTKGLVLDLYFRGDTLKRGVYNFTAVFQTRRDLSTTEMKSYYDEFVLALGYSHEGSKKAEGMKCLTKSPLAGAIMIKHFQERSLQCLSCSYYLGYELGDPKHKFPIVKKINVTGNVEHEPKTGSSFLTVKLTMDDKLDSDMFSSATADIVIDLPKSISGLKLDESKVCKPEFTPKLHFVTCKYDAEKGRVTYNMIRSHLELQITLSIKIDISGSDIVSYLSSNKSNELTTYVYYNVNSDKIEVSSIDIPKTIQSTNKYVGLTESFEPIVKELLGQLIEHTSTKKYLLYAGTTKVELSKLNPLIYTISKIDDLKVMRMYLPADPKFASQKLKLNITLKNFGEDYLGLPTEKDYAKNKLLPRNKGVSRRFKGVSVEFNYGPVLRDEDKNKFSEITLVFRSRHNDLMRLYSPGYLNFSLSNRSGDIPLLVYPRPPLLTSDVYTAKSSKVMVTGPHLERNPDSVLMQFMIKTTISKATIFHFKFDKTSNRLFGKYLTGKMNNEFDGISTVQTDGLKYVEFFLDPSYKDTEYNLKIDITVNTKGLEQFPFDKMTLYVEEEPKFKGIIFRPQDMTGNIFTQEYSLEELNHLEKDSVPCLSADTKFSSSMFRSGDNATYIFARLFDCKKPWLLSKSYSSGDLSVSLGEKEKEKGYHVTVTEPLSLAYPDKALPAMVLSKQKRFYEHILYIFLDEMAVKTIRKQMIAAKTCVAKDAVCIETAFVKMLEKFFADLFEDEKELSFSKAAVRYYDSSKKLHLLTLSSDKKLTSDGKELSDYTLVRDAFEHTLDEAFAHSHAEKMGSSFSVIAVVDNTFVYELKNNLTTFVPNRYGPSVNGIYQHPVFVDIIPVNNDSNLLIGGLESSCTKIPVITRDTLKTYDEVIMEIDMEKLENTVFTSYQFKNVAKPLQVTPKLPLGRTSTIEFKRDDFKLFFGISELIPRTCVKELGKAKTPVYKAIKEAVNYAKESTKSYHVIATCASFGNNELSKAESTYLLTFKDVVLGKYTVIPKDEGPDKMLSECDIFSLYKYMPDTPHSEVSEDSLHAVPSKVKTSKVEDDVQIVESGEKAVEMTESYKKHMKYVQLQKTIGQFDFEGKQADREEV; encoded by the exons atgaaaattgtatttgcattttttttattaataaacttCGTTAGATGTCACTATCTTCCTGATTTCTCATTTTTTaggataaaaaattacccAAAGATTACACAAAATGGAAATAGATTCGTTGTTAATTTTGAAATCCTATTAGGAAAAGAATTTAAGTTACGTGACCTTCGCGCTAAGGCTAGATCCTCTTTTGTCCTGTCCCTCCTTTATCCATTGAATTTAGAGTTAAGTCATCATGGTGAACTCAGATATGCAGGCGACGTAGATAAAGCCAAAAATGCATCAACCACACATGATTCTTATCCAGTGATGTTAGATAATTATGGAACTGACCAATATACATTCAGAGGATACTCCGCTATGGATATAGTATTCAACGTTGACAGCAAGTTTTCAAAAGCAATGGGAATCAATGATTCCACTACCCTAAAAACTGAAATCTCGTCTGTAACATCAACTAAAGGTTTGGTCCTTGACCTTTATTTCCGTGGAGATACCTTGAAAAGAGGTGTATATAACTTTACAGCAGTCTTCCAAACAAGACGTGATTTAAGCACTACCGAAATGAAATCCTACTATGACGAATTCGTGTTGGCCCTGGGTTATAGCCACGAGGGCTCCAAAAAAGCAGAAGGAATGAAGTGTTTAACTAAATCACCACTTGCAGGTGCAATTATGATCAAGCACTTCCAGGAACGTTCTCTCCAATGTTTGTCCTGTTCATACTACCTTGGTTATGAGCTCGGTGATCCCAAGCACAAATTCCCAATAgtcaaaaaaattaatgtcACTGGAAATGTTGAACACGAACCCAAAACTGGATCAAGCTTTTTGACTGTAAAATTGACCATGGACGATAAATTAGACAGTGATATGTTCTCTTCTGCCACTGCTGATATTGTAATAGACTTACCAAAGTCCATTTCAGGACTCAAATTAGACGAAAGCAAGGTATGCAAACCTGAATTTACTCCAAAACTTCACTTTGTTACTTGCAAATATGATGCTGAAAAAGGCAGAGTTACTTACAACATGATCAGATCCCACTTAGAACTACAAATTACTCTTTCAATCAAAATAGATATCTCAGGATCTGATATTGtatcatatttatcatctaataaatcaaatgaaCTCACAACCTACGTGTACTACAACGTCAATTCAGATAAAATTGAAGTATCAAGTATAGACATACCTAAAACGATCCAGTCTACTAATAAGTATGTGGGTCTTACAGAGTCCTTTGAACCAATTGTTAAAGAACTATTAGGGCAATTGATAGAACACACTAGCACAAAGAAATATTTACTATATGCAGGCACAACTAAAGTCGAATTGAGTAAATTAAACCCTCTAATCTACACTATATCTAAAATTGACGACCTCAAAGTCATGAGGATGTACCTCCCAGCTGATCCCAAGTTTGCATCACAGAAATTAAAGCTTAACATTACCCTCAAAAATTTCGGAGAGGATTATTTGGGACTCCCCACTGAAAAAGACTACGCTAAGAACAAGTTGTTGCCCAGAAACAAGGGTGTCTCTCGTAGATTTAAAGGAGTCTCAGTTGAATTCAACTACGGCCCTGTATTAAGAGATGAAGACAAGAATAAGTTCAGTGAGATCACATTGGTTTTCAGGTCCAGACATAATGACCTTATGAGGTTGTACAGCCCTGGATATCTTAACTTTTCACTGTCAAATAGAAGTGGAGACATACCACTTCTTGTATATCCCAGGCCCCCGTTACTAACATCCGATGTATACACCGCCAAATCATCTAAAGTAATGGTAACTGGACCTCATTTGGAAAGAAACCCCGATTCAGTTCTCATGCAATTCATGATAAAAACCACCATCAGCAAAGCAACCATATTCCACTTCAAGTTCGATAAAACATCCAATAGACTTTTCGGTAAATATCTTACTGGTAAAATGAATAACGAATTCGATGGAATATCTACTGTACAAACCGATGGATTAAAGTACGTAGAGTTTTTTCTGGACCCATCATACAAGGATACTGAATATAACTTAAAAATTGACATCACCGTCAATACTAAAGGTTTAGAACAGTTTCCATTTGATAAAATGACTTTGTATGTGGAAGAGGAGCCAAAATTCAAAGGAATAATTTTCAGGCCTCAGGACATGACTGGAAACATTTTCACTCAAGAATACTCACTTGAAGAACTCAATCATTTAGAAAAGGATTCTGTCCCATGCTTGTCTGCAGATACCAAGTTCTCATCCTCAATGTTCAGATCCGGGGATAACGCAACATATATCTTTGCAAGATTATTTGACTGCAAAAAGCCTTGGTTATTGTCCAAATCATATAGCTCTGGTGATCTTTCAGTCTCATTGGGCGAAAAAGAAAAGGAAAAGGGTTATCATGTCACCGTCACAGAACCATTGAg CTTGGCATACCCTGACAAGGCATTACCAGCAATGGTATTGAGTAAGCAAAAACGATTTTATGAGCACATACTATACATTTTCCTTGATGAAATGGCCGTCAAAACAATAAGAAAACAAATGATTGCCGCTAAAACATGTGTAGCCAAAGATGCAGTATGCATTGAAACTGCATTCGTGAAGATGCTTGAAAAATTCTTCGCAGACCTGTTTGAAGACGAAAAAGAACTGTCCTTCAGTAAAGCAGCTGTTAGATACTATGATTCATCTAAAAAATTGCACCTCTTAACCCTTAGCTCAGACAAGAAATT gACAAGTGATGGAAAGGAACTGTCAGACTACACATTAGTAAGAGACGCTTTTGAACACACCTTGGATGAAGCATTT gCACACTCACATGCTGAAAAAATGGGATCATCATTTTCCGTGATAGCAGTAGTAGACAATACTTTCGTATACGAATTGAAGAATAACCTCACTACATTCGTTCCCAATAGATACGGCCCATCAGTAAATGGAATATACCAACACCCTGTATTTGTTGACATTATCCCAGTTAACAATGATTCCAACCTTCTCATCGGAGGATTAGAATCATCATGCACAAAGATTCCAGTAATTACTAGAGATACTCTTAAGACCTATGATGAGGTTATTATGGAAATTGACATggaaaaattagaaaatacaGTATTCACTAGTTACCAATTCAAGAATGTGGCCAAACCTTTGCAAGTAACTCCAAAACTACCTTTAGGTAGGACCAGCACCATTGAATTCAAGAGAGATGactttaaattattctttgGAATATCCGAATTGATACCTAGGACTTGCGTTAAAGAGTTAGGTAAAGCCAAGACTCCAGTCTACAAAGCAATTAAAGAAGCTGTCAACTACGCCAAGGAATCCACAAAATCATATCATGTCATTGCAACTTGTGCTTCATTCGGAAACAACGAACTTTCTAAAGCTGAAAGTACTTATTTACTAACCTTCAAAG ACGTTGTTCTTGGAAAATACACTGTAATTCCCAAGGATGAAGGCCCAGATAAGATGTTATCAGAGTGTGATATATTTTCCCTATACAAGTATATGCCTGACACTCCTCATTCCGAAGTTTCAGAAGATTCACTCCACGCAGTACCTAGCAAGGTTAAGACCTCCAAAGTAGAAGATGATGTACAAATAGTAGAGTCTGGTGAGAAAGCGGTTGAAATGACCGAATCATATAAGAAGCACATGAAATACGTGCAATTACAAAAGACCATTGGCCAATTTGATTTTGAAGGAAAGCAGGCTGATCGTGAAGAGGTATAA
- a CDS encoding cardiolipin synthetase, putative (Tap349h10.p1c.cand.120 - score = 33.83;~SMART 2 PLDc domains (SM00155) at aa 162-189, E()=7.88e-04; 357-384, E()=1.02e-02): MFKFYDKKNNFNPSLDIDSFIYNIDSLNSKNYSNLKYFSASEITKWNGILTSLSSNFGKMSPGNIVHIFQDGNETLTDMLKEINKAKESVFLEMYIFDDSPVAEIFANALKNAALRGCKIVLLLDYIGSIRFSSKIQRELEEVGVKIHFFNPLRLNNSIGPVTFRNHKKLLIIDQKTAYCGSLNICKSSVGEDLGGDGGYIDVNVRINGPSVYDLCMSFLESLKIAKVNTDDLKFSERSEPLPGGSIVQIFESNTRKNKKDVLNSLLLVISKASNSIHLSTSYFIPPGSLRRSLISAKNRNLNIRMLLSGNSDLPGDTSSTYYILKKFFVPHNHPVLLIRSRFAKPIGNNFKVFMTRNRHYHGKVMVVDDIWSSIGSFNWDRLSSRRNMEITLGIFDPLVAHKLKQVQLENEKESYEYTRNHSLNRMKILKMYDCITYHIARFSEGNLVDGLSNERFNVVFKKTFIRTFVDQNVSEMFLTSNISSV; the protein is encoded by the exons atgtttaaattttatgataaaaaaaataattttaatccTAGCCTAGATATCGATTCTTTCATTTATAACATTGATTCCCTAAATTCCAAAAACTATTccaatttaaaatatttttccGCTTCAGAG ATTACCAAATGGAATGGAATCTTAACCTCTCTGAGCTCAAACTTTGGGAAAATGAGCCCCGGAAATATCGTACACATTTTTCAAGATG GAAATGAAACATTAACTGACATGCTGAAAGAGATAAATAAGGCTAAAGAAAGCGTTTTTTTGGAGATGTACATCTTTGATGATTCGCCCGTGGCAGAAATCTTCGCAAACGCACTCAAGAACGCAGCATTACGCGGCTGTAAAATAGTTTTACTATTAGACTAC ATTGGATCTATCCGGTTCTCCAGTAAAATTCAGCGTGAATTAGAAGAAGTGGGAGTTAAAATCCACTTTTTCAACCCTTTAAGACTGAACAACTCTATTGGACCAGTTACATTTAGAAACCACAAGAAACTTTTAATCATCGATCAAAAAACCGCATATTGCGGATCACTTAATATTTGCAAAAGTTCAGTTGGAGAGGATCTTGGAGGAGATGGGGGATATATTGATGTCAATGTTAGGATCAATGGTCCCTCAGTATATGACCTGTGCATGTCATTTTTGGAATCACTTAAAATAGCCAAAGTTAACACtgatgatttaaaattttcagagAGGTCAGAACCACTACCGGGCGGCTCTATTGTCCAAATCTTTGAATCAAACACAcgaaaaaataaaaaagaCGTTCTTAACTCATTACTACTAGTCATTTCCAAG gCATCAAATAGTATACATTTATCTACGAGCTACTTCATACCTCCCGGATCTCTGAGAAGGTCACTCATTTCTGCCAAGAACAGGAACCTTAATATAAGGATGCTACTTTCAGGCAACTCTGACCTCCCTGGTGACACTTCATCGACGTACTACATTCTTAAGAAGTTTTTTGTACCTCATAACCATCCAGTCTTATTAATA AGAAGCCGGTTCGCAAAACCAATTGGGAACAACTTCAAGGTATTCATGACCAGAAACAGACACTATCATGGAAAGGTAATGGTGGTGGACGACATTTGGAGCTCAATTGGGAGCTTTAACTGGGATAG ATTATCAAGCAGAAGAAATATGGAAATAACGCTGGGTATATTCGACCCATTAGTGGCCCACAAACTTAAGCAAGTCCAGCTGGAAAATGAAAAGGAATCCTACGAGTATACTAGAAATCACTCCCTAAACAGAATGAAAATACTCAAGATGTACGACTGCATCACATACCACATCGCAAGGTTTTCAG AAGGAAATTTGGTCGACGGACTATCAAACGAAAGGTTCAACGTGGTTTTCAAAAAAACTTTCATCAGAACTTTCGTTGACCAAAACGTTAGCGAGATGTTTCTAACTTCAAACATCTCATCTGTATAA
- a CDS encoding uncharacterized protein (Tap349h10.p1c.C.cand.104 - score = 90.49) codes for MCFKREEITSHELFPYFRLDVLSNSSMFGAVYSRFLNNLLKSSKVFKSTRLKNGLKHYSFYRDKVSNEYLSLDNYVDVFFPVLMDQKSFFQRVLNLCKNNDKLDVIESIFKDHREPKMSLIRELFSVRCTFIRSHWGYLVSRVTKMNTKSTLELISQICEPKDIKNFDYLKTGEDNLQFAEAHQETIMNLFSHVYKIYRRAKEEVYAKRSLDPLGNLGIVILESRPTEDELAAIYFLCKYHLSNRFEDILCHFIQIVDYINRRIQTKECDYKSMKMFIETVCIIYMKYIVKRCFRFDRRLRLIIKEIVTGREKINMAISSNAREDLANKGLENFLKFLNIECEDPKSQDLIYGIIRDSDSIFIYDFKKERFVCGNNVEEMDLRNFEGKCLDKVNSCHFIIFSNSFDGEKTVKENIEFIEKNYLGKIKHELLQTFITLDLPNFKQNPPQPFDECVLRQGKIVTHPIKQLELENNLLKNENENLSKELLGHSDLLKDYFTLKVYSQDKELECSNLKNRVESLEKEIYNRNEVVKKLESQLKSKQNFQNLNLTSVVTSNKPSNLPERSLTSPICLSTSDKTSGSGFLTVNNDQLSEPHLFLSKLRSEVHGLKSENLALKDMLNRTGKVYRKEFERLNSELEWAKKSNEQLQKYCYLLSSLDSQVSQSEVSDEIERIIKINH; via the exons ATGTGTTTCAAGAGGGAAGAAATAACCTCGCACGAACTGTTCCCATATTTCAGACTCGACGTGCTCTCAAACTCCTCAATGTTCGGAGCGGTGTACTCAAGGTTCCTTAACAATCTGCTTAAATCTTCAAAGGTTTTTAAATCCACACGATTGAAAAATGGATTAAAGcattattcattttatagAGATAAAGTGTCTAACGAATATTTATCTTTGGATAATTATGTGGATGTTTTCTTTCCCGTTCTCATGGACCAAAAGAGCTTCTTTCAGAGAGTACTGAACCTCTGTAAGAATAACGACAAGCTAGATGTCATAGAAAGTATATTTAAAGACCACAGAGAACCAAAAATGTCATTAATTCGTGAATTATTTTCTGTCAGATGTACATTTATAAGATCACATTGGGGTTATCTTGTGTCACGCGTAACTAAAATGAATACAAAATCAACACTTGAACTCATTAGTCAAATATGTGAACCCAAagatataaaaaatttcgACTATCTTAAGACAGGAGAAGATAACTTACAGTTTGCAGAAGCCCATCAAGAAACTATAATGAACTTATTTTCCCAcgtttataaaatatatagaCGTGCTAAAGAAGAGGTTTATGCTAAAAGGAGTTTAGATCCTCTCGGAAATCTGGGAATAGTTATTCTAGAGTCCAGACCTACTGAGGATGAGTTAGCTGCAATATACTTTCTCTGTAAATACCATCTTAGTAATAGGTTTGAGGACATTTTATGCCACTTCATTCAGATCGTAGACTATATAAACAGAAGAATACAGACTAAAGAGTGCGATTACAAATCTATGAAAATGTTCATTGAAACAGTATGcataatatatatgaaATACATTGTGAAACGCTGTTTTCGATTTGATCGCAGGCTAAGattgataataaaagaGATTGTCACAGGAAGAGAAAAGATTAATATGGCAATATCAAGTAATGCTAGAGAAGATTTAGCAAACAAGGGCCTGGAAAACTTCTTGAAGTTCTTAAATATTGAGTGCGAGGATCCGAAATCACAAGATTTGATTTACGGGATTATTAGGGATTCAGATAGcatatttatttatgaCTTTAAAAAAGAACGCTTCGTTTGCGGAAACAATGTTGAAGAAATGGATTTAAGGAATTTTGAGGGAAAGTGCTTGGATAAAGTAAACTCATGCCACTTTATCATATTTTCGAATTCGTTTGACGGAGAAAAGACAGTGAAGGAGAATATCGAATTTATTGAGAAAAATTATCTTGGAAAAATAAAGCATGAACTTCTTCAAACATTTATAACACTTGATTTACCCAATTTTAAACAGAATCCACCACAGCCATTTGATGAATGTGTACTTAGACAAGGCAAGATAGTTACACATCCC atcAAACAGCTTGAACTCGAGAACAACTTACTCAAGAACGAGAACGAAAACCTTTCAAAGGAACTTTTGGGTCATTCTGACCTTTTAAAGGACTATTTTACTCTAAAGGTTTACTCTCAAGACAAAGAACTAGAGTGCTCAAACCTTAAAAACAGAGTCGAG TCTTTAGAGAAAGAAATTTATAACCGTAATGAAGTCGTTAAAAAG CTTGAATCCCAACTGAAGTCCAAgcaaaattttcaaaaccTTAATCTAACTTCTGTTGTAACATCTAATAAGCCATCAAACTTACCCGAAAGATCACTTACCTCACCAATTTGTTTAAGTACATCCGACAAAACATCTGGGTCTGGTTTCCTTACTGTAAACAATGACCAGTTGTCTGAGCCTCATTTGTTCCTTTCGAAATTAAGGTCTGAGGTTCATGGCTTAAAATCTGAAAACCTGGCTTTGAAGGACATGCTAAATAGGACTGGGAAGGTATATAGGAAGGAGTTCGAGAGGCTTAATTCTGAGTTGGAGTGGGCGAAGAAGTCCAATGAACAACTTCAAAAATACTGTTATTTATTGTCTAGTCTTGACTCTCAAGTATCGCAGTCGGAGGTTTCCGACGAGATTGAACgcattattaaaataaaccactag
- a CDS encoding coatomer delta subunit, putative (Tap349h10.p1c.C.cand.104 - score = 90.49) codes for MSILSTGLASEMRILVSRQHTPMTREEIESCFSNFLRLIENKSGDHTFVESDKNRFLYQLVDNFYVFVMTTLDSNIIEDLIVLKTLCEIVQNLVKPVINEENILKNIFDILFYMDELVSNNQGENMTFDQIKVYIEMDSYEEKLHKKVEKSKVKEEEKRREMTSKMEKRKQLDKLFIDPSYPTSHSSYQEPPPVIQEPKIQLQSRNISQYNTIKKLKEKEIAKIVEGEAPVVVQIIETCNGNLHLDGDVDSLNVQGELVTTVFEEQAQSASLQFTSNKDIKMKYHPMVDKKMVTKSKIELQNGFNLAQPLSIIKWKYKLSEEDFPLSVTCWPSEGTTECVVVIEITNNSNLTFNDLTFQVLHSRFDNIKVNYNEGGNVDSNPDSLVWVVPTFSESDSVKLEFSTTTDLNNILPFTLVANSQDPLSNVKVLECYDKNSGEALTFLTNQQVYNRDDVTIRLPYYKNPKNRFIKIVEQTSNVEYTPIEKLLEKVKVNLY; via the exons atgaGTATTCTTAGTACTGGGTTGGCCTCTGAAATGAGGATTTTGGTATCTCGCCAGCACACTCCAATGACTAGGGAGGAAATAGAATCAtgtttttcaaattttttaagGCTAATAGAGAATAAAA GTGGCGACCATACATTTGTCGAAAGCGACAAGAACCGTTTTCTGTATCAACTCgttgataatttttacGTATTTGTAATGACTACATTGGATTCGAACATTATCGAAGATTTAATAGTTCTAAAGACTTTGTGTGAAATAGTTCAG aatttgGTTAAACCTGTTATTAACGAAGAGAATATACTCAAGAATATTTTTGATATACTTTTCTACATGGACGAGCTAGTGAGCAATAATCAGGGAGAAAACATGACATTTGATCAGATTAAGGTATACATTGAAATGGACTCGTATGAAGAAAAGTTGCATAAAAAGGTTGAAAAGTCAAAGGTAAAAGAGGAGGAGAAGAGGCGCGAGATGACATCCAAGATGGAAAAAAGAAAACAACTTGATAAACTTTTTATTGACCCTTCATATCCCACTTCTCATTCAAGTTACCAGGAACCTCCGCCTGTTATTCAGGAACCTAAAATTCAATTAcaa agTCGTAATATATCACAATACAACACAATAAAGAAGTTGAAGGAAAAGGAAATAGCTAAAATTGTTGAAGGGGAAGCTCCCGTTGTTGTGCAGATTATTGAAACCTGTAACGGAAATCTACACCTTGACGGAG ATGTTGATTCTCTTAACGTACAGGGGGAACTTGTTACAACAGTGTTTGAGGAGCAAGCACAGTCTGCATCACTACAa TTCACCTCAAATAAggatattaaaatgaaatatcACCCAATGGTTGACAAAAAGATGGTTACTAAATCTAAAATTGAGCTTCAGAACGGGTTCAACTTGGCTCAGCCTCTCTCAATTATTAAGTGGAAATATAAACTATCAGAG GAAGACTTTCCACTCAGTGTTACGTGTTGGCCAAGTGAGGGTACTACTGAGTGCGTTGTAGTGATAgaaataacaaataattctaaCCTGACCTTTAACGATCTCACATTCCAAGTTCTACACTCCAGATTTGACAACATAAAAGTAAACTACAATGAAGGCGGGAATGTGGATTCTAACCCCGACTCATTAGTCTGGGTTGTTCCTACATTTTCAGAGTCAGACTCAGTAAAGTTAGAGTTCTCTACAACTACAGATCTCAACAATATACTTCCATTCACACTAGTAGCAAATTCTCAAGATCCCTTGTCAAACGTAAAG GTTTTGGAGTGTTACGATAAAAATAGTGGTGAGGCATTGACTTTCTTGA CAAACCAACAAGTGTACAATAGAGATGATGTAACAATCAGACTTCCATACTACAAAAACCCAAAAAAtagatttatcaaaataGTTGAACAAACATCGAATGTAGAATATACTCCaatagaaaaattattagagaAGGTTAAggtaaatttatattaa